TTgataaaaatttaaataaaactatCAATGACTGTATTTTGCAGAGCTTAACACATGAGAGTTGGGTGATAGTTTAACACATCTGATCTTGGTACATCAAGTAAAAGGACATTTATGAGAGTCATGTGTTGTTAAACGTCTTGTTTCTGCCCCTGTGCAGGGAGGTGAACCAGATCTGGCCACAGTCTCCAAAATGGTGCTCAATGATTGGCAGCGAGGACGAATACCGTTCTTTGTGAAACCTCCTGGGCCAGAGGGGGATCAGGAGGTAAGGCTCGCTCCTCTGTTCTGTTTACTATACTGGTCCTCTAGTTGTGCTGATCATGCATTTGGTTGTAGGAAAAGCAGTTGGTGCCAAACCAGTCttcagaggaagtggaggaaatGCAGGAAGAAGCAACTGAGTTAGATGAATCCCAGGACCAGAATCAGAGGCAGAAGGAGCAGGTTCAGAAGATCCTGTCCAACGTTCGCCAGAACTTTGGCAAGATCAACGTGGCACCGGAGTTCAACGAAGAGGACATGGTTCCTGTGGAGATGCCCGACCTGAACTTGTCCGACTTCTCCGACTCCGAGGGAGACGCCGAAGAAGACGAGGACGAGGAGCCAGAGAGAACAGCCGGAGACAGCCAGGGAGAGTCTCCAAACCCTGAAGCCACAACCGATGGCAACACCAAGAAGAGTTCGCGGGAAGTGATCCGCGAGCTGGATGACAAGATTGCCAAGTACAAGCAGTTCTTGGACCGGGCCAAGCTGAAGCGCTTCTCGACAATCAGGTCCGTGAAATCCAGTGCATAGTTTCTAATCTGCTTAAGTTACTATTACGCTTACACTGGTGACCTTCTTTTTCACAGGATACCAAAGGCGTTTTCGGACAAAATATTGGCGGATAAGTCTAAGAACCAGTGCAGAAAAGGTAAATACTTGAGTGATTAGAAACATCTGTCTTCGTCTGTCATGTTGAATGGTACCATCTGTTCTCCAGCCTACCCTGATCACAAGGCAGGGTCTCGCTCTCGTCTTGTGCTTTCTCCACCAACTTTGTTATGCAGGGACTAAACTTCAAGGCAGTTGCGTTGTCGATTGAATGCCTAGTATTTTGTGTTAAATAAACCAGACAGGAGACGGTAGTCAACAACAAGTGACGTTAGAGCTGCGACTAGCGGCGATTCGGCAGCGAGTCAACCTGTCACCAACTACGACTTAACTATAAGTTGAATAGTCAGCAACTTGTCTTGAttatagtgttgtaaatagtatGTAAATTGTTGAAAAAACTTAGTGTTGGAAAcatcatttgaattttaattgttCAAACTGTGGTGTAAATAATGTGTTCTTTATGAAATGGTCCCATGCTGTTGACATTTTGGTGATGTTCCTGAAGCCTCAGCTTACTAGGAAGAGAGCGATAACATCACAACTCTTGGACTTATCAACCCAACATTGACTTATTAAAGTCGATTACTAACTAACTTTTCATTACACAAAATTGAGCTGATATCCAAGCTTTATTAAAAAGGTGTTACACAGGCAATTTTATAGCAAAAAATCTTACCGTGGACAAAAGAAAGATTTGGCTCTCCCTGTTCTCAGATCAGTTGTACTGTCTGGTGATCAGATGTACTGGATGGGGATgagcgatatggacaaaaaaaaagatatcacgataaatgtacattttggtgacaattatcatgataaatacattttcattctattccatgtgttgtacaccacagtctctcttgaaactgttttatgatgaaagttatgagtggagtttgtctcccaTGTCgtggtctcgtcatgttcatgtgtgaaggtccaatgcagcgagtgtgccacgtgtttatcgaatttagcatgagatgcagaattgtcatcgcagagattgtttttgttgttatatCGTGTAcaatattatacaatattatataagttatcgcccatccctagcaCTGGAGCAATCCCACATGGGGTCATGACTCACTGCTGATATTTGTTTCACTTAGTCTCAGCTCAGAAGGCTCAAAAGAGGGCAGCTGAAGAAGAGGGGTCCAGCCAGAACCACAAACTCTCATCCAAAGAGGTAAAAGATTCGGACCTGCCAAAAGTGGTCAAACTAACATCGTCAATAAATGTCTAAAAACCTCGCTCTGTGTTTACAGAAAAGGGCGTTGGATCGGGCCGCGAGGACCAAGAAAGTCGGCGTTCGCTATTATGACACacataatgtgaaaaacaagaATAGAAATAAGAAGATAGACGCCCAATCACAAACAGCCGACCGAAGAAAAGCAAAGAGAGCGAAGCACTGACAAGCATCATGGCTAAACTGTTTAATATAACACTCAAAGTACAGCACAGGAGAGCGGGAGGTTGTTGCAATGAAATCACATCCATATCTGCCTCCACCTCCAACTGCTTGCATTCATTCATCTGGACTCTTGATGTTCAAGAGAGGATTTGTCTGGCCATtaagagaaataaaatattacagcGTCACAGTGATGATGCTCAAGAAAGAATGCAACCGTGTTTCCATTAGGTCTTTGGTGTGACGATCATTTCCAGCTGAGTCTGTGAAACCGATCAGAACGTCAGCACTCGTTTTTGGTTACATTGGTGCATTCGATTAAACTCACCGTGAGATCGTCCTTGGCCGTTTTCAAGAACTGGATCTCATCTCTGTGGTTATTTTCCCTCAAGTATCGTCTCTCTTTCCCTTTCCTCTCCGTTTCCTCACATTTGAATTTTTGCTCCTTCACCTTCTGTTTCAGCTCCTTCACCTCGTTCTCCAAGTCCAGGATCTAGCGGTGGGACATATGATGAGGTGTACATTTATGGTCATTGCTGTACTTCTGACATATCAGAAGCGAATCATTGTTGCACAAACAATCCCAGAGTGTGAGCTCACACTTGTCAGGCTGTCTCTACTTATAAAAGTCTATTTGTTTTGAAGAATTTCCACTTACTTTACTAAGTAAAAGTTTGTGTGCGGTGTAATTTAGGATGTATTTCTGGCCCCCAACCCGAAGAAACAGTAATGGAATAAATATACATCccgttatttattttcaaagtatTAACTTTCAAACTAAGTTTTCATAAATATCCTAGAAATGGTCATTTTATTGGTTATATCAGCGGTAACAGCATCTTTCGTCATTTTGTTAGCTATGAGCGTTTCCTGTTTATGAAACAACGGAGGTCTCTGCTGGACTGTAGTTCTATTTGCCCATCAAGATagtatttttgctttgttttgattggaaaaaaatagtttgaatCACTGCTTCCGAGAACAAATATTTATCACCTGAACCCATTCTCTCATCACATCTAGATGAACTAAACAAGCTGCTTACTCTTTGCTCGACGTCCGTCTTGTCCCTCTTGGCCTTCAGCGCTTTCCGGACGGCAAAAGCAACACTGCTCTCGTAGAGAGTGTGATAGGCAGCCATGGTGAGTTGGATCTCATTCCTGACCCTCAACAGGAGCAGCCCTCTCTCAGCACAGTTGATGGTCACCTGCCTGATCAGCTCATCTGACATCAAAAGAAGACAAGGTGTCTGTATCGCCAGCTTTTTAAAATGCAGAACCCCAGCTCGCTCTACTCAGAGCCTCTTGaccacaacctttttttttttttttattaacaattTACTAAACAAGAGAAtagaacatcatcatcaaaccTTAAATAAGAATATTCTTATAAACATATAGATGATATAAAGAATATACAGTAGGTCACTACAAATATGAAGTTAACTTAAGACAATAATAtcgaagagaaaaaaaataaacatcgtGCCCACGATTGCCAACATGTCGGAAAGCTACTATAATTGAATCTGTGTTGCTGTTCTTGGATCTAAAGTTGAACAATGTTTCGGGTCCTTCTCAAAGGTACGTCACACCAAACACTATGTGACTGTTTTAAAGTCAACGGTGCGACAGCATTTGTAGTCTCAGAGCGTTTCTAGTAACACTTCTCCTGTTGAAAAAGTTACACGTTTTGTCAATCATAGTCCCGATTCCACCTTGCTTGCTGCTATTCACTCACTCAGAAGGACCCAGAGACGGCGATGCTCAAATCTTTTCTTATTTCtaatatacagtggaacctcggttttcgaacatcccggatttcgaacaaatcggagttcgaacaaaaaattcaagatttttttgcttcggatttcgaacgaaaatccctAACTCGGACgcctgactgttttttcttcatattgaggtgtaaaacctttcctgcctccgcactggaccagtgtcacaggggaggtgctcgctctccacacctccgaggctggagcgctcactccagggtttgatgtcctgttgtgggctggagctgggacagggatgaggcgagtctgggacagagcgttacttggtttatgactttgtcacagccaaactgcacagaagcgcacattcagagctggacacgcaccgggcacctcttcacttctggagagacgtcagtcactgggcaacccctcccacatgcagcggccacacacatagaggaacagcgcacctgcagcagacactctacattcactcctacaaaagcctattttaaggcttggaacgcattatttctttttccattaattgtaatgggaaaaatcgattcaaatttcgaacaaatcgcttctcgaacggccgtctggaacagattgtggtcaagaaccaaggtaccaccgTACTTCTGATCCGCCAGTTGACTTTCACCACTCTCCCCCAGGTGGTCAAGATACATTTTTTATCGTTTTGGGAACTAGCAACCACTCGTGATGCGTCAAGTCGCTATATTGCATTTGGTACAGTATAAATGCGTCTTCAGACTGTGAGATCAAAGTTAAGCAGGCTTGTTGAAAGGCAAACAATAGGATATCAACAATCAGTGGAGGCGATCTTGTTTTTGGAGTCCATCACTCAAATAGAGTTCTCACCAAAACACTGCGTGTAGAGATCCCTCCGTGCCGGACACAAGCCCGTCTCTTTCGCCTGTCTCAGCTGCAGCTTAGcgttcagctgctcctccagactcATGACGTCTGGCCTGGTGCAGGGTGTGGTGGAAACCTTGAGCAGCCACAGCTGATTCCCTTCCTTCCATTCCCTGCCGTTAACAGAGGCTCAGTAAAACAACAACGGGGGTTGAACAGCGAGTGGAGGTGTCTGTGTTTACTTGGGCGGGAAGATGTAATTGAGAATCTCCTCGTTCTCCTTGAAGGCTCCTTCAGAGGCAGTTTTGGGTTTGGGTGGCGGAGGTACGGGAGAGAGGGTGGAAGAAGGTGGGTCGGGCTTCATTTTCGAAGGACGTCGAGAGTCCTGGACAGACAGTGTTTGGTTTATGTCTGCACTCATGAGGTTTTACTGATGCTTTTGACTTCTTTTATCATGTGACCAGAACCTATTCATTGTTAAACACTGGCTAGAGATGACACTACCCCGGGAAATGTTTGCTCATATAGTCCACTTCTACATTTCTCTGATTCAGTTTTTCGTTAGAATTTTATGACACGTAATGTAGATTGACTGACCAATAACAAACTTCAGAATGCTTTTCTTACCTTTGGGCTCTTCAAATCTGTGGTCTTGGTGACCAACATGGCCGTGCCATATTTCAGGAGAGACTCACCCGGCGTTATAGATGCCATCTTGTTTCAAGAACAGTCTGAACACACGTTCAAGCATGAAAACAACTATCAATTCAAGATACACTTTCAATAGTTCATGGCAAACGTACTTTTGTGAAGAGAAGGTGTTTGAATTTCAAAAGTTcaagtacatttaaaatgtgattc
This window of the Synchiropus splendidus isolate RoL2022-P1 chromosome 12, RoL_Sspl_1.0, whole genome shotgun sequence genome carries:
- the LOC128768399 gene encoding axonemal dynein light intermediate polypeptide 1-like, which produces MASITPGESLLKYGTAMLVTKTTDLKSPKDSRRPSKMKPDPPSSTLSPVPPPPKPKTASEGAFKENEEILNYIFPPKEWKEGNQLWLLKVSTTPCTRPDVMSLEEQLNAKLQLRQAKETGLCPARRDLYTQCFDELIRQVTINCAERGLLLLRVRNEIQLTMAAYHTLYESSVAFAVRKALKAKRDKTDVEQRILDLENEVKELKQKVKEQKFKCEETERKGKERRYLRENNHRDEIQFLKTAKDDLTTQLEMIVTPKT